ACCACCACACGCCCTAACGGCAACCGATCAGGCCCCGCGCGCCAGCTCGCCTCCTCGTAGTCCGGGAAGCCGGGCGCCGAGCGCGCCGCCCCGTCGTATCCCCACCGGACGTTCGCCCGTTCGAGCGCCGACTCGACCCACTCCCGTCGCCCGCCGCCAGCCCCGCCCCCTGCCTGGCGAAGGTGGGGCAGGCAGCGAGCGCGGCACTCCGCTCCAGCCGCCCCCTTCCAGCGACAGCAACCGCGCCAGTGCCTCGGCCGCCGGCTGCGCGCGTGCAACAGACGGTCGGCGATGCGATACGGGAGGCGCAGCGCCCCCTGCCACCGGACGCCGAAGACCGCATCCACCGTCAGCGCCCACTCCGCCGCGTCGGGGACGAGCAGGAGGGAGGTCGTGCGGACGCAGCGTGTCGTCGGCGGCCAGCGCCGCCAGCAACTGGTCGCGCACCACCTCCAGCTGCCCGCATCACCGTGCGCGTCGTGCACGCTTGCCGGCGGAGTCGTCGCTCCACGCCAGCTCCAGCGGGTGGTCCCGGCATCGTCGGTGGCCAGCTCCCGCTGCAGCCGACGCTCCAGCACTCCCGCTCCGTTAGGCACCTCCCCCACGCGCTGC
This region of Gemmatimonadota bacterium genomic DNA includes:
- a CDS encoding exodeoxyribonuclease V subunit gamma; this encodes MAELEGRGAAVQRVGEVPNGAGVLERRLQRELATDDAGTTRWSWRGATTPPASVHDAHGDAGSWRWCATSCWRRWPPTTRCVRTTSLLLVPDAAEWALTVDAVFGVRWQGALRLPYRIADRLLHARSRRPRHWRGCCRWKGAAGAECRARCLPHLRQAGGGAGGGRREWVESALERANVRWGYDGAARSAPGFPDYEEASWRAGPDRLPLGRVVVWAGWTTRSPGCSPKRGTCWASLDPGDVLRDGSTTWRRCWAQWRHERSPTGRRR